From Ignavibacteria bacterium, one genomic window encodes:
- the acpP gene encoding acyl carrier protein, which yields MERNEIELRVKKVIADVLKMNQDNIAPDANFIFDLGADSMQSLMLVAGLEEEFNITMDEDKALEVQTVSDAVTFISSVLHEQEHAK from the coding sequence ATGGAAAGAAATGAAATCGAATTACGCGTGAAAAAGGTTATTGCCGATGTGCTGAAAATGAACCAGGATAATATCGCTCCCGACGCTAACTTCATATTCGACCTCGGCGCAGACTCCATGCAGAGCCTTATGCTCGTTGCCGGACTCGAAGAGGAATTCAATATTACAATGGATGAGGATAAGGCTCTTGAAGTCCAGACTGTCTCGGACGCTGTTACTTTTATCAGCTCCGTCCTCCATGAACAGGAGCACGCAAAGTGA